Proteins encoded by one window of Collimonas fungivorans:
- the vapB gene encoding type II toxin-antitoxin system VapB family antitoxin has translation MQTTKVFKNGNSQAVRIPADLAYERTDIELEIERVGDELRIRPVGRTLGGVLKKFAKFGPDFMSKGRDDHEQDEREAL, from the coding sequence ATGCAAACCACTAAAGTTTTTAAAAACGGCAACTCTCAGGCGGTCCGTATTCCAGCTGACCTGGCGTATGAGCGCACGGATATAGAGTTGGAGATAGAGCGTGTCGGCGACGAATTGCGGATTCGTCCAGTTGGAAGAACCCTGGGCGGGGTTTTAAAGAAATTCGCGAAATTCGGACCGGATTTCATGAGTAAGGGCCGGGATGATCACGAGCAAGACGAACGCGAGGCTTTGTAA
- a CDS encoding DUF1348 family protein yields MSQASEARPPFPPFTRETAAQKVRMAEDGWNSRDPQRVSLAYTVDTIWRNRHEFPQGRDQVVQFLTRKWERELDYRLIKELWAFDGNRIAVRFAYESHDAAGNWFRSYGNENWEFDEHGLMHRRFASINDLPIKESERKYHWPLGRRPDDHPGLSDLGL; encoded by the coding sequence ATGAGTCAAGCCAGCGAAGCCCGTCCGCCGTTTCCGCCCTTCACCCGCGAGACGGCGGCGCAGAAGGTGAGGATGGCGGAAGACGGCTGGAACAGCCGCGATCCGCAGCGTGTATCGCTGGCGTATACCGTCGACACCATCTGGCGCAACCGCCACGAATTCCCGCAAGGACGCGATCAGGTGGTGCAATTCCTGACCCGCAAATGGGAGCGCGAACTGGATTACCGCCTGATCAAGGAATTGTGGGCCTTCGACGGCAACCGCATCGCCGTGCGTTTTGCCTACGAGTCCCACGATGCCGCCGGCAACTGGTTCCGTTCCTATGGCAACGAGAACTGGGAGTTCGATGAACATGGCCTGATGCATCGCCGCTTCGCCAGCATCAACGACTTGCCGATCAAGGAGTCGGAGCGCAAATATCACTGGCCGCTGGGGCGTCGTCCTGACGATCATCCGGGGTTGAGCGACCTGGGTCTGTAA
- a CDS encoding molybdopterin-dependent oxidoreductase, giving the protein MSDKKKDVPKNSELQPELVQLQRRLFLRSGLSLGALSLLSGCNLQDGDQVDKVLWAMSRWNDRVQSMLFRPSHLAPTYPASMITKPFPFNAFYDADSAPEIDGDTYKLEVSGLVRDKRSWNLAQLRALPQASQITRHICIEGWSAIGQWSGVPFRTFLAHIGADTTAKYVGFKCADRYYSSIDMATALHPQTILALDFGQEPLPTEYGYPLKLRVPTKLGFKNPKHIAAIFVTNENPGGYWEDQGYNWFSGS; this is encoded by the coding sequence ATGAGCGACAAGAAAAAGGATGTTCCGAAAAACAGTGAGCTGCAGCCTGAACTGGTGCAGCTGCAGCGCCGCCTGTTCCTGCGTTCGGGGCTGTCGCTGGGAGCGTTATCGCTGCTGTCGGGCTGCAACCTGCAAGATGGCGACCAGGTCGACAAGGTATTGTGGGCAATGTCGCGCTGGAACGACCGCGTGCAGAGCATGCTGTTCCGCCCCAGCCACCTGGCCCCGACTTATCCGGCCAGCATGATCACCAAGCCATTCCCGTTCAACGCTTTCTATGACGCCGATTCGGCGCCGGAAATCGACGGCGACACTTACAAACTGGAAGTCTCGGGCCTGGTGCGCGACAAGCGCAGCTGGAACCTGGCGCAGCTGCGCGCCTTGCCTCAGGCGTCGCAGATCACCCGCCATATCTGCATCGAAGGCTGGAGCGCCATCGGCCAGTGGAGCGGCGTGCCGTTCCGCACCTTCCTCGCCCATATCGGCGCGGACACGACTGCAAAATATGTCGGCTTCAAATGTGCCGACCGCTATTACTCCAGCATCGACATGGCCACCGCCTTGCATCCGCAAACCATACTGGCGCTGGACTTCGGCCAGGAGCCGCTGCCGACCGAATACGGCTATCCGCTGAAACTGCGGGTGCCGACCAAGCTGGGATTCAAGAATCCCAAGCACATCGCCGCCATCTTCGTCACCAATGAAAACCCGGGCGGTTATTGGGAAGACCAGGGATACAACTGGTTCAGCGGATCTTAA
- a CDS encoding cytochrome b/b6 domain-containing protein: MATAEQPRVRARIIHPLLVRIVHWINAFAIVCMVMSGWAIYNASPLFGFDFPRWATLGGWLGGAIAWHLAAMWLLVANGLIYIGYGFLAGHFRRHFLPLRPRNLLRDTKDALTFKLAHQPGIYNAVQRLMYIAVLLLGVLVVASGLSIWKPVQLDALADLFGGYDTARRVHFVAMAGIVAFVVVHLALVLIVPSTLLPMLTGRAPRHAHGKTSKQEQQA, encoded by the coding sequence ATGGCCACTGCTGAGCAACCTCGCGTCCGTGCGCGCATCATCCATCCGCTGCTGGTGCGCATAGTCCACTGGATCAATGCCTTCGCCATCGTCTGCATGGTAATGAGCGGCTGGGCGATCTACAATGCCTCGCCGCTGTTCGGCTTCGATTTCCCGCGCTGGGCCACGCTCGGCGGCTGGCTCGGCGGCGCGATCGCCTGGCACCTGGCGGCGATGTGGCTGCTGGTGGCGAACGGCTTGATCTATATCGGCTACGGTTTCCTGGCCGGCCATTTCCGCCGCCATTTCCTGCCGCTGCGGCCGCGCAACCTGCTGCGCGACACCAAGGATGCGTTGACTTTCAAGCTGGCGCACCAGCCCGGCATCTACAATGCCGTGCAACGCCTGATGTACATAGCCGTGCTGCTGCTCGGGGTACTGGTAGTGGCGTCCGGCCTGTCGATCTGGAAACCGGTGCAGCTGGATGCCCTGGCTGACCTGTTCGGCGGTTACGATACCGCGCGCCGCGTGCACTTTGTCGCGATGGCCGGCATCGTCGCATTTGTGGTGGTGCACCTGGCGCTGGTATTGATCGTGCCGAGCACCCTGCTGCCGATGCTGACCGGGAGGGCGCCGCGCCATGCCCATGGCAAGACTTCGAAACAGGAGCAGCAGGCATGA
- a CDS encoding epoxyqueuosine reductase QueH, with translation MPTMTQRQKLVLPGGHNKLLLHSCCAPCSGEVMEALIVSEIDFSIYFYNPNIHPQREYELRKNENIRFAEQHGIPFIDADYDLDNWFERAQGMEHEPERGKRCTMCFDMRFERSALYAHEHGFPVISSSLGISRWKNMDQINDCGARAAAHYPGITYWDHNWRKQGGSARMIEISKRENFYQQEYCGCVYSLRDTNRWRKEQGRERIKICEKFYGQAEEQ, from the coding sequence ATGCCGACCATGACCCAACGCCAGAAACTCGTCCTGCCGGGCGGGCACAATAAACTGCTATTGCATTCCTGTTGCGCGCCCTGTTCGGGCGAGGTGATGGAAGCCCTGATCGTCAGCGAAATCGATTTTTCGATTTATTTCTACAATCCGAACATCCATCCGCAACGCGAATACGAGTTGCGCAAGAATGAAAACATCCGCTTCGCCGAACAGCACGGCATACCGTTCATCGATGCCGATTACGACCTGGACAACTGGTTTGAGCGCGCCCAGGGCATGGAACACGAGCCGGAACGCGGCAAGCGCTGCACCATGTGCTTCGACATGCGGTTTGAACGCAGCGCGCTGTATGCCCATGAACACGGATTCCCGGTGATCAGCAGTTCGCTCGGCATTTCACGCTGGAAGAACATGGATCAGATCAACGATTGCGGCGCGCGCGCGGCAGCGCATTATCCCGGCATCACCTACTGGGACCACAACTGGCGCAAGCAGGGCGGATCGGCGCGCATGATCGAAATCTCCAAGCGCGAGAATTTCTACCAGCAGGAATATTGCGGCTGCGTTTATTCGCTGCGCGACACTAACCGCTGGCGCAAGGAACAGGGACGCGAACGGATCAAGATCTGCGAGAAGTTTTACGGCCAGGCGGAAGAGCAATGA
- a CDS encoding heavy metal sensor histidine kinase has product MNIWRSQSLTARVTFLFALIACAIVTTLGMYLYSSTRQALETRADYSLIGKVEHFRHLLHDLYNVKQMEDRPTLFETMLGSEQDVLMFAYPGQAPFVRVNPDNMIPPQMTPQSLDQPLTLAQLHAGERADGVRVRWVSAVADVGGDGTRVVITGAHVMTQESHILARYYWQVIAAAAVAVLLAALLGFLVLKRGFLPLTAMAGRAAEVSPTNIAIRLREEDAPQELRRLAASFNAMLDRLADGYEHLSQFSADLAHEIRTPIGALMGQTQVTLGQVRSAAEYQQVLESNLEELQRLSRIVENILFLAHADHAGLAVEKTPLVLADELHKIADYFEGVAEERGIRLEVDASGKVQASPVMWRRAVSNLVVNAVRYAAPGSTVRLSGRPQEKGIDVAVENQGDPIPAEQLERLFDRFYRGDQSRSEYTESNGLGLAIVRAIMLVHGGSAEVACSREGLIRFSLYFPEPG; this is encoded by the coding sequence ATGAACATCTGGCGCAGCCAATCGCTGACGGCGCGCGTGACTTTCCTGTTCGCGTTGATCGCTTGCGCGATCGTCACCACCCTCGGCATGTACCTGTATTCGTCGACCCGGCAGGCGCTGGAAACCCGCGCCGACTATTCCCTGATCGGCAAGGTAGAGCATTTTCGCCATCTGCTGCATGACCTGTACAACGTCAAGCAGATGGAAGACCGGCCGACCTTGTTTGAAACCATGCTGGGCAGCGAGCAGGATGTGCTGATGTTCGCTTACCCCGGCCAGGCGCCATTCGTGCGCGTCAATCCCGACAACATGATACCGCCGCAAATGACGCCGCAGAGCCTGGACCAGCCGCTGACGCTGGCGCAGCTGCACGCGGGCGAACGCGCCGACGGCGTGCGGGTGCGCTGGGTATCGGCAGTGGCCGATGTCGGCGGCGACGGCACCAGGGTAGTGATTACCGGCGCCCACGTGATGACCCAGGAGTCGCATATCCTGGCGCGTTATTACTGGCAGGTGATCGCGGCGGCGGCGGTAGCGGTGCTGCTGGCGGCGCTGCTGGGCTTCCTCGTGCTCAAGCGCGGTTTCCTGCCGCTGACGGCGATGGCCGGCCGCGCCGCCGAAGTCAGCCCGACCAATATCGCGATACGCTTGCGGGAAGAAGACGCGCCGCAGGAACTGCGGCGGCTGGCGGCGTCATTCAATGCGATGCTGGACCGGCTGGCCGACGGCTACGAGCATTTGTCGCAGTTTTCCGCCGACCTGGCGCACGAGATACGTACCCCGATCGGGGCGTTGATGGGGCAGACCCAGGTCACCCTCGGCCAGGTGCGCAGCGCCGCCGAATACCAGCAGGTGCTGGAATCGAACCTGGAAGAGCTGCAGCGCCTGAGCCGGATCGTCGAAAATATCCTGTTCCTGGCGCATGCCGACCATGCCGGGCTGGCAGTGGAAAAAACGCCGCTGGTGCTGGCCGACGAGCTGCACAAGATCGCCGATTATTTTGAAGGCGTGGCCGAAGAGCGCGGCATCCGGCTGGAAGTCGACGCCAGCGGCAAGGTGCAAGCCAGCCCGGTGATGTGGCGGCGCGCGGTCAGCAACCTGGTGGTGAATGCGGTGCGTTATGCCGCGCCTGGCAGCACGGTGCGGCTCAGCGGCCGGCCGCAGGAGAAAGGGATAGATGTCGCGGTGGAGAACCAGGGCGATCCGATTCCCGCGGAGCAGCTGGAACGCCTGTTCGACCGCTTTTACCGCGGCGACCAGTCGCGCAGCGAGTATACCGAATCGAATGGCCTGGGGCTGGCCATCGTGCGTGCCATCATGCTGGTGCATGGCGGCAGCGCCGAGGTTGCCTGTTCGCGCGAAGGGCTGATCCGCTTCAGCTTGTATTTCCCGGAGCCCGGGTAG
- a CDS encoding DUF2471 family protein, which produces MTARLKATIAAIVTRYRNADALLTWSLMHQIENEAIAALAQLEDFELAQINMLRAYPVAYPRTDDPVNFGNANRVPVVLSLIYNEYRRSH; this is translated from the coding sequence ATGACTGCCAGACTGAAAGCCACCATCGCAGCCATCGTGACGCGCTATCGCAATGCCGACGCGCTGCTGACCTGGTCATTGATGCATCAGATCGAAAACGAAGCAATCGCAGCACTGGCGCAATTGGAAGATTTCGAGCTGGCGCAAATCAACATGCTGCGCGCCTATCCGGTGGCCTACCCGCGCACCGACGATCCGGTCAATTTCGGCAACGCCAACCGGGTGCCGGTAGTGCTCTCGCTGATTTATAACGAATACAGGCGATCGCACTAA
- a CDS encoding M3 family metallopeptidase — MTAINPLLQDWNTPYGLPPFDLVKAEHFVPAFEVALPAHLAEIDAIAAQSAAPNFANTLAAFDASGRLNSRISLLFENLTASETSPALQAVEVELAPRLAAHRNAIYLHAGLFARIAALYGRRAELDLDPEQLRLLERVHLDFVRAGANLPPQSRARYSALTERLAALSTAFTQNVLADESGFSLQLEDEAALAGMPEFLRASAAAAAQQHGLPPGSHVITLSPSLAEPFLTFSDRRDLREAVWRGRIARGAHAGAHDNRPVAAEIMALRQEQAQLHGYPTYADYQLVDRMAGKPEAVSALLGKVWEPAKKKAEDDRAALTEMARSLGQPTPIAAWDWRYLAEKVRQARYDLDDAELKPYFALENMITAMFDCAQRLFGLSFVEQHGVALHHADARLWEVRNRDNALIGLFIGDNYARASKRSGAWMHIFRSQSGHGGGTLPVVINNNNFAKADVSLLSFDDVRTLFHEFGHGLHGLLSQVKYERLAGTQVLQDYVELPSQIFENWAEEEIVLQRHARHYQSGEAMPPALLEKLKRARQFDQAWATIMYAGPALIDMALHSLPNGSKVDIAAFEAQQCELLGVPQDIGQRHHLSHFQHLFSGSDYAAGYYVYMWAEVLDADAYDAFIEAGDPFEQKVAERLRRYIYSSGNKEDPALAFRAFRGRDPKVEPMLAKRGLIA; from the coding sequence ATGACCGCCATCAATCCGCTGTTGCAAGACTGGAATACCCCTTACGGACTGCCGCCTTTCGATCTGGTCAAGGCTGAACATTTCGTCCCCGCGTTTGAAGTCGCGCTGCCGGCCCACCTGGCTGAGATCGATGCCATCGCCGCTCAATCGGCTGCGCCGAATTTCGCCAATACGCTGGCCGCTTTCGACGCTTCTGGCCGCCTGAACAGCCGTATCAGCCTGCTGTTCGAAAACCTGACCGCAAGCGAAACTTCGCCTGCCTTGCAGGCAGTGGAAGTCGAGCTGGCGCCACGCCTGGCTGCGCACAGGAATGCGATTTACCTGCATGCAGGTTTGTTCGCGCGCATCGCTGCGCTGTACGGACGCCGCGCCGAACTGGACCTGGATCCGGAACAGCTGCGTTTGCTGGAGCGCGTGCACCTGGATTTCGTGCGCGCCGGCGCCAACCTGCCGCCGCAATCGCGGGCCCGCTACAGCGCCTTGACCGAACGGCTGGCAGCCTTGAGCACAGCGTTCACGCAAAACGTGCTGGCCGACGAATCCGGTTTTTCCTTGCAGCTGGAAGACGAAGCGGCGCTGGCCGGCATGCCTGAATTCCTGCGCGCTTCGGCCGCGGCGGCGGCGCAGCAGCACGGCCTGCCGCCGGGCAGCCATGTGATCACGCTGTCGCCTTCGCTGGCCGAACCGTTCCTGACCTTCTCGGACCGGCGCGACCTGCGCGAAGCGGTCTGGCGCGGCCGGATCGCGCGCGGCGCCCATGCCGGCGCCCACGACAACCGTCCGGTCGCCGCTGAAATCATGGCCTTGCGCCAGGAACAGGCACAGCTGCACGGTTATCCGACATACGCCGACTACCAGCTGGTCGACCGCATGGCCGGCAAGCCGGAAGCGGTGTCTGCCTTGCTTGGCAAGGTATGGGAACCGGCCAAGAAGAAGGCCGAGGACGATCGCGCCGCGCTGACCGAGATGGCGCGCAGCCTGGGCCAGCCGACGCCGATCGCGGCCTGGGACTGGCGCTACCTGGCGGAGAAGGTCCGGCAGGCGCGCTACGACCTGGACGACGCCGAACTGAAGCCGTACTTTGCGCTGGAAAACATGATCACCGCCATGTTCGACTGCGCCCAGCGGCTGTTCGGCCTCAGTTTTGTCGAACAGCACGGCGTCGCCCTGCATCATGCCGACGCTCGACTGTGGGAAGTGCGCAACCGCGACAATGCGCTGATCGGCCTCTTCATCGGCGACAATTACGCACGCGCCAGCAAGCGCAGCGGCGCCTGGATGCATATCTTCCGCAGCCAGTCGGGTCACGGCGGCGGCACGCTGCCGGTGGTCATCAACAACAATAATTTCGCCAAGGCTGACGTGAGCCTGCTGAGTTTCGACGACGTGCGCACCTTGTTCCATGAGTTCGGCCACGGCTTGCACGGCTTGCTGTCGCAGGTGAAATACGAGCGCCTGGCCGGGACTCAGGTGCTGCAGGATTATGTCGAACTGCCGTCGCAGATTTTCGAGAACTGGGCCGAGGAAGAAATCGTATTGCAACGCCATGCCCGTCATTACCAGAGCGGTGAAGCAATGCCGCCGGCCTTGCTGGAAAAGCTGAAACGGGCGCGCCAGTTCGACCAGGCCTGGGCCACCATCATGTATGCCGGCCCGGCCCTGATCGACATGGCTTTGCACTCGCTGCCGAACGGCAGCAAGGTCGATATCGCCGCCTTCGAAGCGCAGCAGTGCGAACTGCTGGGCGTGCCGCAGGATATCGGCCAGCGCCATCACCTGTCGCACTTCCAGCATCTGTTCAGCGGTTCGGATTATGCGGCCGGTTATTACGTGTACATGTGGGCAGAGGTGCTGGATGCCGATGCCTACGACGCCTTCATCGAAGCCGGCGATCCGTTCGAGCAGAAAGTCGCCGAGCGCCTGCGGCGCTACATCTACAGCTCAGGCAACAAGGAGGATCCGGCGCTGGCGTTCCGCGCCTTCCGCGGCCGCGATCCAAAGGTGGAGCCGATGTTGGCGAAACGCGGCTTGATTGCGTAG
- a CDS encoding heavy metal response regulator transcription factor, whose amino-acid sequence MSILVIEDDPKTGAYLKKGLRESGYAVDLVRNGSDGLHMALENSYDLVVLDVMLPGTDGWKIMGALRAKRDLPVIFLTARDHVNDRIRGLELGADDYLVKPFSFTELLLRIRTLLRRGVVRESHELDFFQVADLQLDLLRRKVTRQGIDIVLTNKEFLLLHLLVKRKGEPLSRTVIASEVWDMNFDSDTNVVDVAIKRLRAKIDNPFEHKLIHTVRSIGYMFAEDP is encoded by the coding sequence ATGTCCATCCTCGTCATCGAAGACGATCCCAAGACCGGCGCCTACCTCAAGAAAGGTTTGCGCGAATCCGGCTATGCGGTCGACCTGGTCCGCAACGGTAGCGACGGCTTGCACATGGCGCTGGAAAACAGCTACGACCTGGTGGTGCTGGACGTCATGCTGCCCGGCACCGACGGCTGGAAAATCATGGGCGCGCTGCGCGCAAAACGCGACTTGCCGGTGATCTTCCTGACCGCGCGCGACCATGTCAACGACCGCATACGCGGCCTCGAACTGGGCGCCGACGATTACCTGGTCAAGCCGTTTTCGTTTACCGAACTTCTGTTGCGCATCCGCACCCTGTTGCGGCGCGGCGTGGTGCGCGAGTCGCACGAGCTGGATTTTTTCCAGGTGGCCGACCTTCAGCTCGACCTGCTGCGCCGCAAGGTCACGCGCCAGGGCATCGACATCGTGCTCACCAACAAGGAATTCCTGCTGCTGCACCTGCTGGTCAAGCGCAAGGGCGAGCCGCTGTCGCGCACCGTCATCGCTTCGGAAGTGTGGGACATGAATTTCGACAGCGACACCAATGTGGTCGATGTCGCCATCAAGCGCCTGCGCGCCAAGATCGACAATCCCTTCGAGCATAAACTGATACACACGGTACGCAGCATCGGCTACATGTTTGCGGAAGATCCATGA
- a CDS encoding S1/P1 nuclease translates to MKLHRQLCIAFISGMACAAPLLLATPDALAWGDEGHMVVGLIADHYLTANARAQVETILAADSSGLTATDIASEATWADKYRNSHRETASWHFVDTEISDGDIDAACFGHPSLPANTPASGGVAQDCVVDKVDQFSVELRDPATTPAERLLALQFLLHFVGDLHQPLHSSDSHDRGGNDETVSATGIAAGKLHAYWDTAFVNKLGTDQNKVATALIAKISSAQVKQWQNQTPRDWSLEAFDIARTDVYGKLPTPDSSGKYKLPATYVSNAGSVVATQLSRAGVRLAKVLNDALGGSASATSASAVLASPFAGKE, encoded by the coding sequence ATGAAACTGCATCGTCAACTGTGCATTGCCTTTATAAGCGGTATGGCTTGCGCCGCCCCCTTGCTGCTGGCAACACCGGATGCCCTGGCCTGGGGCGACGAGGGCCACATGGTGGTCGGCCTGATCGCCGATCATTACCTGACAGCCAATGCCCGTGCTCAAGTCGAAACCATACTCGCGGCCGACAGCAGCGGCCTGACCGCCACCGACATTGCATCTGAAGCAACCTGGGCCGACAAATACCGCAATTCGCACCGGGAAACCGCATCCTGGCATTTTGTCGATACCGAGATCAGCGACGGCGACATCGACGCCGCCTGCTTCGGCCATCCGAGCTTGCCGGCCAATACACCTGCATCCGGCGGCGTGGCGCAGGATTGCGTGGTCGACAAGGTCGACCAGTTCAGCGTCGAACTGCGCGATCCCGCCACGACGCCGGCGGAACGCCTGCTGGCGCTGCAGTTCCTGCTGCACTTCGTCGGCGACCTGCACCAGCCGCTGCATTCCAGCGATTCGCACGACCGCGGCGGCAACGACGAGACTGTATCGGCCACCGGCATCGCAGCCGGCAAGCTGCACGCGTACTGGGATACCGCTTTCGTCAACAAACTGGGGACCGACCAGAACAAGGTCGCGACGGCATTGATCGCCAAGATCAGCAGCGCCCAGGTCAAGCAATGGCAGAATCAGACGCCGCGCGACTGGTCGCTGGAAGCCTTCGATATCGCCCGCACCGATGTCTACGGCAAGCTGCCGACGCCGGACTCGAGCGGAAAATACAAGCTGCCGGCGACTTACGTCAGCAACGCCGGCAGCGTGGTCGCCACCCAGTTGAGCCGGGCCGGCGTGCGTCTGGCCAAGGTTCTCAACGATGCCTTGGGCGGCAGCGCGTCAGCAACCTCGGCTTCCGCTGTCCTGGCGTCGCCGTTTGCCGGAAAAGAATGA
- a CDS encoding MFS transporter — MEQAQPGKLSPGLVIMMSIATGVAVASNYYAQPLLHTIAARFGISNGSAGLIVTVAQLGYALGLMLLVPLADILERKKLIVIMTLLSACGLLITATAQSMAFVLLGTALTGLFSVVSQVLVPFAATLAAPQERGKVVGHVMTGLLLGILLARTVAGYLSALGGWQTVYWFGAALMIVTAILLGRALPRHHQSQSLSYPRLLASILTLFVAEPVLRIRALLGGIIFAVFSVLWTSISFLLAAEPFHYSDGTIGLFGLVGAAGAMAASHAGRLADRGHAGRSTSIGLALLLLSWLPLLFAKSSLLGLIIGILLLDLMVQAIHVTNLSVINHLHPDSRNRLTAGYMTCYFIGGACGSVLSTSMYGYAGWFGVSMTGAGLSAAGLAIWLLAERKARPAAVH; from the coding sequence ATGGAACAAGCACAACCCGGAAAACTCAGTCCCGGCCTGGTGATCATGATGTCGATCGCTACCGGCGTCGCGGTGGCCAGCAACTACTACGCGCAGCCGCTGCTGCATACCATTGCCGCGCGCTTCGGCATTTCCAACGGCAGCGCCGGCCTGATCGTCACCGTGGCCCAGCTCGGTTATGCGCTGGGACTGATGCTGCTGGTGCCGCTGGCCGACATCCTGGAACGGAAGAAACTGATCGTCATCATGACCCTGCTGTCCGCCTGCGGACTGCTGATCACTGCCACTGCGCAGAGCATGGCGTTCGTCCTGCTCGGGACCGCGCTGACCGGGCTGTTTTCCGTGGTGTCGCAAGTGCTGGTGCCGTTTGCCGCGACCCTGGCGGCGCCGCAGGAGCGCGGCAAGGTGGTCGGCCACGTGATGACCGGACTGCTGCTAGGCATCCTGCTGGCGCGCACCGTGGCCGGCTACCTGTCGGCGCTGGGCGGCTGGCAGACTGTGTACTGGTTCGGCGCGGCGCTGATGATCGTGACGGCAATCCTGCTGGGACGCGCCCTGCCGCGCCACCACCAGTCGCAAAGCCTGAGTTATCCGCGTTTGCTGGCGTCCATCCTCACCTTGTTCGTGGCGGAGCCGGTGCTGCGCATCCGCGCCCTGCTGGGCGGGATCATCTTTGCCGTGTTCAGCGTGCTGTGGACTTCGATTTCCTTTTTGCTGGCGGCTGAGCCTTTCCATTATTCCGACGGCACCATCGGCCTGTTCGGCCTGGTCGGCGCCGCCGGCGCCATGGCGGCCTCGCATGCCGGGCGGCTGGCCGACCGTGGCCATGCCGGCCGTTCGACCTCCATCGGCCTGGCGCTGCTGTTGCTGTCGTGGCTGCCGCTGCTGTTTGCCAAAAGTTCGCTGCTGGGCCTGATCATCGGCATCCTGCTGCTGGACCTGATGGTGCAAGCGATCCACGTCACCAACCTGAGCGTGATCAATCACCTGCATCCGGATTCCAGGAATCGCCTGACCGCCGGCTACATGACCTGCTACTTCATCGGTGGCGCCTGCGGCTCGGTGCTGTCGACCTCGATGTACGGCTATGCCGGCTGGTTCGGCGTGTCGATGACCGGCGCCGGATTGAGCGCCGCCGGCCTGGCCATCTGGCTGCTGGCCGAGCGCAAGGCCAGGCCGGCCGCGGTGCATTAA
- a CDS encoding type II toxin-antitoxin system VapC family toxin, with product MPRYMLDTNMCIYLMKNQPQQVAQRFAECFVGDVVMSAITFAELEYGVTISANQARERRNLHALIEDIPVAAFGSGAASAYGPIREATRERKKDHLDKLIAAHAVSLDIILVTSNERDFASYPGVRIENWITV from the coding sequence ATGCCACGTTATATGCTCGACACCAATATGTGCATCTACCTGATGAAAAATCAGCCGCAGCAAGTGGCGCAGCGATTCGCCGAATGTTTTGTCGGCGATGTCGTGATGTCGGCCATCACCTTTGCGGAGCTGGAGTATGGTGTCACGATATCCGCAAACCAAGCGCGGGAGCGACGTAACCTGCACGCCTTGATAGAGGATATTCCTGTGGCGGCGTTTGGTAGCGGCGCTGCAAGCGCCTACGGTCCGATTCGAGAGGCTACTCGGGAGCGCAAGAAAGATCATCTCGACAAATTGATTGCAGCGCATGCTGTATCGCTCGATATCATCCTCGTTACCAGCAATGAGCGGGATTTCGCAAGTTATCCCGGCGTCAGAATAGAGAACTGGATTACAGTCTAA